Genomic segment of Gilliamella apis:
TGCTTCTAACTGTAATTTTATGGATTTATCTGTTTGCTTGTCATTTCTTTCCTTAATTTTAAATGTTTAGTTGTTGTTTAAATATTATTTATAAAAAATGCGAGAGATTCTCGCATTTTTGATCTATAACCATTAGAAATCATTCTGGAACTAATTCCTTAATAAGATAATTCCCTGTTTTTTCTGTATCAAGGGTGTTTTTCAACCACGGCATAATGGTTTGCATTTGTTGCTGTAATTTCCATGGCGGATTAATAACGATCATACCTGAAGCCGTCATACCTTTCTGGTTATTATCTGGTTTGATTGCAAATTCAAATTGAGAAATTTTCTTAATACCTAAGTTAACTATTTCATCTATCATCTTTTGCGTTTGAGTTCGAGAAACAACCGGATACCAAATTAAATAAATGCCAGTTGCGAAACGTTTATATGCTTCTAATAATGCTTTAGGGATTTTTTGATAATCATCTTTTATTTCATATGAAGGATCAATCAAAACAATTCCTCGACGAGATTCGGGAGGTAGTTTTGATTTTAATTGTGAAAATCCATCTTCTCTTAAAACTCGGGCCCGTTTATCTTTACTGAATTCTTGTCGCAATAATGGATAATCTGTAGGATGAAGTTCTGTAAGATTGATTTTGTCTTGTTCTCTTAGTAATTGTTTAGCTATTAAAGGGGAGCCTAAATAATATTTTAAATTATCGAAAGGGTTATAACGTTTTAAAACCGATAAATAAGTATTAAGTAATTCAGGTGTTTCGGATTGTTGCCAAATTAAATTGATACCAGATAAATATTCCCCTGTTTTTTCAGAATGTTCACTTTGTAGTAAATAACGACCAGCTCCCGAATGAGTATCTAAGTATAAAAATGGTTTTTCTTTTTCTTTTAATGAGTTAATACATAATGTTAATACAATATGTTTTAAAACATCGGCATGATTGCCTGCGTGATAGCTATGACGATAGCTTAACATGACTTATTTAACCTCTTTTTTTCATTTTTTTGCATATAAAAAGTAGTTAAAGCTAGACTTAACAGGCAGGGTATTTCCATTAACTCCTCAATTAAATCTTTGCGCTGTGGATCTAACACCAAAAATTGGTAACCTAAACGACGGTGTTCAGCAGTATCGGCGATACCTAAGAATAAAAAGGCGAAAAATAGATGCCAGACCGGAATTGTTTCATATTTATATCGACGAATTATTTCTTGGCGAATAGTTGGCAAAAATGTAGTTAGTAATGGAATTGCCATGATAATACCAGCAATAATTTTATAATAAAAACGAGGAACATCTGGGAAAAAATCTCGTCCCCAGCTGATACCTCTACCAAACAGCATAAACCACCAAAATATTGTCCAAATCCAAAATTTATACAGGTTTGAATGATTTTTAACACTTTTCGCATAAAAATAGCTATAACCGCACATAAATAATAAAAATAATGACTGGAGATGTTCGACTAAACTTACGGTTAGTTTGCCATATAATGGCAGACAAAAGTTACCTACGATATATAAAAAAAAGCTTAAGAGTACAATAAATATAGAACTTTTGTAAAAGTGGGTATCAAAATTAGGCATAATTTATTTTAAAATTAACTAATGTTTTTAAGTTTTAGTATAGTACCGCATTTACGACATTGATAACTAGTTTTATTATTTATAATTTTTTTATGTCGTATTGGTGATAAATAATGCTCTTGGCAGTCACAAAAATATATATATTCGTTGCGTTTAATTTTGAAATTATGGGTCACTTTTGGTTCTTTTTTCATTATTTCAGACATGACATATTGCCATTCTTTGCCATGTGGTTTTACTTTACCAAAATATTGAAAAGTAATGAGATGAGCTAATTCATGAGGCACAACTTCATTAATAAAATCTTCCCTATTCTCATAGAGCATTGTGCTATTAAGTTGTATTTCCCAACGGGTTAATAATGCGCAGCCAGCAATAGTTCCTTTTGGTTTGTAACTGATTTTAGGCTCTTTATAATTGGTTGTTAATATTTGATTGGCTTGAATTAAGTGT
This window contains:
- a CDS encoding 23S rRNA (adenine(2030)-N(6))-methyltransferase RlmJ; this encodes MLSYRHSYHAGNHADVLKHIVLTLCINSLKEKEKPFLYLDTHSGAGRYLLQSEHSEKTGEYLSGINLIWQQSETPELLNTYLSVLKRYNPFDNLKYYLGSPLIAKQLLREQDKINLTELHPTDYPLLRQEFSKDKRARVLREDGFSQLKSKLPPESRRGIVLIDPSYEIKDDYQKIPKALLEAYKRFATGIYLIWYPVVSRTQTQKMIDEIVNLGIKKISQFEFAIKPDNNQKGMTASGMIVINPPWKLQQQMQTIMPWLKNTLDTEKTGNYLIKELVPE
- a CDS encoding SprT family zinc-dependent metalloprotease, whose amino-acid sequence is MQQDYKRVPIYLQNQVLACLRTHLIQANQILTTNYKEPKISYKPKGTIAGCALLTRWEIQLNSTMLYENREDFINEVVPHELAHLITFQYFGKVKPHGKEWQYVMSEIMKKEPKVTHNFKIKRNEYIYFCDCQEHYLSPIRHKKIINNKTSYQCRKCGTILKLKNIS